AGCTGATGATATGCACAATAGGTTACATTTTCCTAACTATATAGATTTTGTTGATACCTCTTTGCTCATGGGTGTTGGTATAGTccccccatatatatatatatttttttacctatttCTTCAATATAATACTTTAGCTTGTTGAGGTTGTCAActtagttgaaatttattgtctttttcACAACTATAgcttgtcatttttttaaaaatatatatggattattaaaatgaaaacttaataaataattatatgactaCTAAACAAGTCGTGTACATTAATTTGTTAATCTTAGCcatcaaaataaattccaaGTTATGATTAATATTCAATCTAAGTGTTTTTACATAGTATACTCTCTCTCTAACCGGCGAAATCCCACCCAAGAACAACCTCAACTAGACGACTACGTCTCAACCACAAATTGGCGTCTCTCCTTTACTATGCACAATCAATGTTATTATAATGAATCATGACCAGACCACATGGCTGTCATTATCTTTTTCACTTTTGACCGCTAGTAGaattattttgcttttcttcGTGAATCAAGATCTGATCATAATGCCAAAATATGCCTAGCATCTCACAagcataaagagaaaaaaaaaataatgtggaCACCTTCACTTATTATACATATCATtgcatatttctttcttttttttttctctttctaaggttgtgtttcctTAGTGTGATAGAAgataaattttatacttttatgtgatattcatactttttatattttattttatttatattttgtttgttccATTTTCTTATGGCCCAAGCCCAACTAGGATGCGGGCAAGTAGcaaaaatttcatttcattttttcgaagagaaaaaaatataatatattcatttcaTAAGCCTATAatacattacatttttttagggTTGAAACCtaacattacattttttatttatatacacgTGACAGATCCAGCTCCTTTGTCACACCTCGTACACTCCCACTATGACAGATGAAACCTCAGTGTAATACAATCTTGCTCAGACCTTTTGATTTCTGTTCAAAATTGCAATACAATCCCGAAGAAACAGTTTCGAGTAGCTAGAAATAGACAAGAGCATGATTGAGGCCTATGTCCAGGACACATCAAgccataatttatatatatatatatatatatatatatatatatatatatatatatgtcataaTTTATGCAAACCTGCAGTCCATCCCAAAATGGACTAGTTCACTCACTGAATACATACATACAAATACACCTATAACTCAAAAAAAGAGAGTCTAGTTTGCAAGCTTATCAAGGTGGTAATCCATGATTTGGGAGATGGCTTCAAGAAATGCCGATTCCTCCATGCCAGGAAGCAAGGAATCTTGGGCTTCCCCAATAATTTCTTCAATGACAGATTCCTTGTTCAAATTTTCCCGACACATAATGCTTCCAATTGCATAGGGAGTAAGGCCTCTTTCAACCCCTTTCTTTAGTAGCATTGTGGAAATGCGAAGTGTTCTAGCACACTCAAGTGGAATATCCCATCCATAACATTTCAAAAGTTCCAAGTCTTTTTCAGCATCCAGAGAATTGATGTAATCCACAGTCTCAGGAGAGTAAGGCTGACGTGCTTGTGGCCAGTAAAGCCAATCAAATGAGCAATCTTCAAACTGCAGAAAGAATAATGAAGTTACTCCATATTCAAGCTATGTAAGaataaaatcttaatttatAGGATGTGGACCTCTAGTAGACTAGGATGTATCAATGCAACACCCTAATTCCTAGTATCTATCAAATTCTCACATCTAATCAGCTCTGTGGATGCCAAAAGGGGAATGCAAAATAATAGCAGAAATTCAGGAAAAAAATGGAATTAGTGTGTGTTTGGGTgagcacttaaaaaaaattaattttgaatgaaattgattttgcaaGATTTTTATAATGGTAAAAAATGagttaattgaaataatttgtgtttgaatgcttttattctaaaataaaaatattagtaaaaataaaagttatttcaattgaaaattgatttttgacTCAATCAATTCTTCAACACAGTACCAGACATAGGAGCATTTATCTAAAATCGTATTAGCTGGTAGTTCAACGTGATTTTAGATGATTCAACATGAatccaaaaataagaaaaagaaatgcttACTTTATCTGGTAGACAATAGCCATGATCAATAGGAATGAGCTTTATCTGGCCATCTGCCTCCTTTCTGATCAATATATTCCCAGCATGCCTGTCTGCATTAGCCAATCTTATATCAAGCACAGCAATCTTATGCACCTCCTCCACTGGGAATGCCGAGGGTCCATAGTCCTCACAATTACCATCATTACTCATGAACTTCTGCAGTGACCCAATCTTAACATGTTTTGAGGAGCAAGCAAACCCATTTGGGTGGTTAAATTCTTGGTGCAAGCACTGCACCATAACAGAAGGGGGAACACCAGAGAACCCCACTGCTTCACCGGACGCCAAACGCGGTCCACTCTTGGGATGATCCAATAAATAAGCTGCAACTTCCCTCAAGGCTCCTTCTCCAACCTTTGTCCCTCTTTTCAAACCTTCACCATTAGATGAATTTGGAAGACCTCTTGGGTTGTTCACCGCCATTGGTTCCTCATCCATGGGCTTGAAAACCGAAACATGCTCCTGACCTGTTGAATCTCGCATCAAGTATGTCCCTCCAGTGCCCTCAGAGGACCTAATAGGGTGATTTCCTTTCTTCAAACCTTCAAATGTGGAGTTTATCATGTcccaaaggaaaggaaaaaaattgatcTTAGGGTTCACAATAATTGGCTCCAACCAGAAACCTACATCAGGTGGCACCTTTGCTATCTGAACATGTTTTTCCCATTTATGTTTTACTCTCTTAGCTGGTGCCTCCACCGAGAGATTCAAATCCTTGTGAATTGGTGTGGTCCTAACCTTAGCCGATTTCTTAATTATCAAATGAATCACATCATCATCACTCTTGCATATGTCATGGAAGAGACTCTGGTCATCGAGCTTCTCATCATTGCAGAAAAGCTCTTGATCATCCTCAAGATCAATGAAACCTTCCCCTTTCTTCTTTCTAATGCGTTGCTTCAGATACCCCACATTCCGGTGTCTATCGATGTGGAACTCGAACTCCTTCCCAGAAACGGTCCTCACAACAATGAAGAGAAGATCAGAGAGGCGAAGAACCAAGTGAAGAACATTGCCATCGGTGACACCATACTCCTTGATGAGGGTGCCATTGCGAGCTAGCTCTCTGCCACTAAAAACCAGCTTCTGCTTCTTCACCACGAAGCCTTTGCACTGCTGAATCCTCAGTTTCACCGAAGCAATGGAATCAGACTCAAACACACGCATTGGGGTCACAGCACCATCCACTGTGAGGTAAATCAAGATTGGCTCGCCAGAACAATGTCCTGGTTGCCCTTCCCAATGTACCTTTTCTTTGCAAACTGAACTCAAAGCAATTGACATCTTTCAAAtccaatcactttttttttttcctttctttttaaaaatttttgtttgtttttggttcGAAAATTCCTCACCTTACCTATTTGCTGCTTTACTTGAATTGGTATATCACAGGAACAAATGTTAGAAATCCATAAAACAAGTAAGAACAAACAAGGTAGTTCAACTAATGGGACTGaaacaaaaacgaaaaagaattGTTTCTTGAGGTACCAGAAGGGAATTGTGTTGTGTGAGTTGTGGGGGGCTCAacaataatagataaaaataactcTCGAAGGAATGGTGGAACAAAGGGAAGCGAGCGAGAGAGGACTCTTACcaaaaggaaagaatcaaaGGAAAAAGTGAGAGAAAGAAGAGCTTAAATTGCAGAGAGGACGAAGAATTGTGGAAGAATTAAGAGGAATGGGATTGTGGAATTTTCCGATAATGATGTATGCGGTCTGTTATGTGTTATTACCACAACACACAAGTGAGGGGCCGAATTTTTCTGGTCCGATAAACCAGTGATGCTGTAAAGGAGAGGAGTGTGAGGTGAAGGGTATTGTAGCCGTTGCCTTTTATACAGTTTTGACCCTTCTCCTATAACGGGAACATGATCCTTGTtgcttgcttttttttttttttttttatcaagttatttcttttgtttttgagtaATGAACAATAATTGGATACCCTCATATATTAACAACAACTATTTGAcaccatttcttcttttttatttttctatttttctctcttaaggTTTCAAATATACTAGATATAGGTGTTTATGTCTATGCTTCTTTATCcctatattttcatctttcgttCAAACTAAATCATTGTTAATGTGTGTTTGATTTTatgttaaatcttttaaaattatgctAAAATTCTAGCTGCCCTAATTATGTTAAgtatttatattcatatttcaaatattgaataaatgtttttaattcaaaattaattcccaattaaaatagttttaggTAGTCTTTAcgctaaataaaaataaatattaaattttttctattaacttacttttaaaatattaatcacattattttaaaattaattttatttaaaatttatttgacaatGCTTATTTAAATATGCACTTGCGTCATGTCAAAAGAAGACTGAAAAAATGACTAAATAACCATTTTAGTCATTTGTCTTATTTAAACTGATCTTTTGTTCTAAAAATAAAGGACCATTTTACTAAATGACTAATTAACTCTTGTCACAAAAACTCTATttcttactttttatatttaaaaacatatcattttagttattataatactgttttaattaattttagtctacacatattattttaaaatatgtgtagactaaaaaattttaaaaataatatatgtagaaactaaaataagaatatttttaaatataaattaaaaaaatgcaagtacaaaaataaataactaattaaaccATAAATTAATCACAATCTTTGAATTGTTTCaacacaataataaaatttaagatgCTCTCTAGTCCTTACTAATCCAAAATTTTCCTActagtaagaaaaaaattatttaaatactcATTTTGGACTCTAATGTAAGAAAAAGATGTCAATTTTTATacactaaaaaataaacaaattttaattaattcaatcatatataatattattatttacaaaataccATTAAGCTAATTCAAATGTGAGtatcatgtataataaataagatTGCAGAtacttaaagaaatatgaatatctttctatataaaagtaaacaaaattagataaactaatttaacattttttgtttatatttaaattgaaaatttattctatattttaaaaaatcaattgattgaaagttgaaacttgGAAAGTGGAAACTGACAGTGTAGTACTtttatatgcatgtatgtgaccGTTGCACGAACATTGCACTTGCAACGAGGGTAAACCGTACAAATGTCGAACTAAGAAACGATAGTGAAACGTGTTAagtcaaataaagaaaaataaatatatttttagttcttctaaaattttaaaaatttaattatagttttttcttctattttttttgtcttttaatttttaaaagtacacttttgatctttcaagatgaaaaataatttaaatagcgCTTGAAAAATTCCATTGCAAAACTAGAAGGGtcaaaagagaaattaaataaatattaaataaaaagagaaatgaaaatcgaatttttaaaattttagaaagaataaaaatatattttatcttataaattttattttattttgaatattatatGTCATGTGTATTGACATTTAGATgagtaatttgatttttaatattaataaaattataaaaaaatataaatattatgctatgatttttaatattacctaataaactatattaaaaattaaaataatattattcaattattattaatttaaataaaattaagttattgaACCTTGgatcaatatatattttcactGATTCCATATCTGATCCAATTTTAAAAACCTGTATATCATTGAGTTGCATAAATTTTTAAAGGAAGATATATaaagaatttgttttttattaaaataaaaaaaatgcttttcatcatattttatacattctatttttatatttatttaaataatatatatagttaattatactttatgcttttattacatttcttttaattattcgATAACATTTGGAGACaagagaaataatttaaatagttaaaaaataaaaatagatgagaataattgaaattaaggaaagtaaaatTGCATATTTGGTACAGTAGAGAAACAAAAATACTATTAAACCTCATTGTCTTAtgattctctttttctattttaaaataaacaacaataaattaAGTTTGGTACATGGCATTGTAGACTAATAATGATTTTAGAAGGTTAATGGATATCCTCATTTGGCGAAGTGCATGGTACATCCCATTGCAATCAACGCTAGGTAGTGTATCTATCACGGATTTGGCTTTGCGTTGGTTAATTCCTAGAAATTCAAGTTCAGCGTCTTTAGCAAATACCTTCATGTTCACAAAAGCACTAGCCAAGGAAATAGATACTTGCTTTATTTTGTCTCCACGAGATAATTTCCGATGCACtcaatttttgtttgctttttgCTCCTTAAAGATCGTATTCATTGAATAATACtttcaatttataaattaaaatataggtTTAGCTTTCGATATAAGCAAAccaatgtttaaaaaattcagTAATGTCTACAGGAATATGGGATTTGGTGTCCCATGACTTTGAGATCTGCATTATCACTGATGATGCAGTCTAGTAATGGAACAAAGGTGAATAGATTTTATTTGCCCCAACATCATTCaacctttttatttatatgttttcaCTGTGATGACTCTTCTTCACATGCTCCTTGGCCCAAATATTCCTCATATGCCAATTATTCTTTTTTGAGCTCGAGCCTAGCTAATGCGAACTCTATATTTATGTGTCATATCTTAATGCATattttgtttacaaataaaattattgtaatataTCTAAcgggtaaaaataaaataaaaaataaaataataattttgacctttttataaaaatacttttacctcaaatatatatttatcacctttatgtccaaacatgcaCTCAATCAGATTTTTTCTTGGTAAAGATAATATTATCTGGTGAAGGAACAATGCAAAGTTTATATAACACATGCAGTTGGTGTTGTTGTTAGCAGATTTTTGGCTAAACCCAACATTGAAATGCTCTGAAGTGGATTTTAAGATATGTTAGACCAACTTCCAAAGTCAACTTCTTATCACGGTCGTGTAGAATAAAGTAAGATAGGCTTAATTTAAAgatcatatatttttagtttgtaCGATTACGATGAGGTGTACATACAAATTATATAACATATATGCTACTCGAGTTTGTATATTCTTTTCAACcgtcaataataaaaattgtataGCAAAAGTTTTCTCAATTAATACGATTTTAGTTATTTCATAACTTGTATGATTCACACATAATGAAATGCATGTATGTTTAACATACATTATTTGTCAAACAAGCCTTAAATGTACATGACTTTTGATGATGGATattaataattgtaaaatagttggaaaaaaaaagttttctattagatcaaaatttatcttaaaatgaaTGGCATTTTAATACGTTGTATCAATAATTATCTTAGAAGATAAAACATTTCAAGATGGTTAATTGCATAATCATCTTAAAATCCTTTACATATTAAGACAGTTGGTATGTATGatattctaagatgattatATCAAAAATCGTCATAGAAtctcatacattttaaaatggtTATATTAGCAACcgtcttaaaatattatatatattaagacgATTTTATGATTCTAAGATAATTTtgtgtcataatttttttaaaattctttaccTACTAAGACAATTACGAAACCATCATTATAGACTATTCGACAATTTACAATGCATATTTTAGTGATGGctcataattatcataaaatgtcgaaatttaacttttttagttGTGTTTCTCATGGTTGATTAAGTGCTCTCTTGagtgtaaattaattttagaaaacaatcattatttttatttttctaaaaatttgtcaaaaataaataactattttttaaaataaactaaacgaAAAAAGTACGGAAAGATCATGAATTTTCTTGCATTTTTGTGATTACACTTTATGAATGAATAGGAAACaggaagaaatatttattttttaaagagcaCTGTCCAGTGTCCaggtaaaaaacaaaca
This genomic interval from Glycine max cultivar Williams 82 chromosome 5, Glycine_max_v4.0, whole genome shotgun sequence contains the following:
- the LOC100809172 gene encoding phosphatidylinositol 4-kinase gamma 4, translated to MSIALSSVCKEKVHWEGQPGHCSGEPILIYLTVDGAVTPMRVFESDSIASVKLRIQQCKGFVVKKQKLVFSGRELARNGTLIKEYGVTDGNVLHLVLRLSDLLFIVVRTVSGKEFEFHIDRHRNVGYLKQRIRKKKGEGFIDLEDDQELFCNDEKLDDQSLFHDICKSDDDVIHLIIKKSAKVRTTPIHKDLNLSVEAPAKRVKHKWEKHVQIAKVPPDVGFWLEPIIVNPKINFFPFLWDMINSTFEGLKKGNHPIRSSEGTGGTYLMRDSTGQEHVSVFKPMDEEPMAVNNPRGLPNSSNGEGLKRGTKVGEGALREVAAYLLDHPKSGPRLASGEAVGFSGVPPSVMVQCLHQEFNHPNGFACSSKHVKIGSLQKFMSNDGNCEDYGPSAFPVEEVHKIAVLDIRLANADRHAGNILIRKEADGQIKLIPIDHGYCLPDKFEDCSFDWLYWPQARQPYSPETVDYINSLDAEKDLELLKCYGWDIPLECARTLRISTMLLKKGVERGLTPYAIGSIMCRENLNKESVIEEIIGEAQDSLLPGMEESAFLEAISQIMDYHLDKLAN